From one Catenuloplanes nepalensis genomic stretch:
- a CDS encoding FAD binding domain-containing protein codes for MNPVTYRRPSSIADAVAAAGSDGWRLLGGGTNLVDLMRKGVESPAGLLDVTGLLPDTVTPTADGGLVIGAAARNSAIAAHPLVRRDFPMLSRAILAGASAQIRNMATAGGNLMQRTRCAYFADAAGSRCNKREPGSGCDAIGGFNRYHSIFGASPECIASHPSDMAVALAALDARIFVTGANGDRTIPIREFYRLPGDRPDSETVLSPDEVIMSIALPPSPFAATSAYRKVRDRASYAFALVSVAAAVEIRDGTVHDVRIALGGVAPRPWRAHLAEDALRGARPTDEAIAAAIDAELAHATPLPGNAFKVELVRRTVSAVLAELRGEIA; via the coding sequence GTGAACCCCGTGACGTATCGCAGGCCCTCGTCCATCGCGGACGCGGTCGCGGCGGCCGGCTCGGACGGCTGGCGGCTGCTGGGCGGCGGCACCAACCTGGTCGACCTGATGCGCAAGGGCGTGGAGTCCCCGGCCGGGCTGCTGGACGTGACCGGGCTGCTGCCGGACACGGTGACCCCGACGGCGGACGGCGGACTGGTGATCGGCGCGGCCGCCCGGAACAGCGCGATCGCGGCGCATCCGCTGGTCCGGCGCGATTTCCCGATGCTGTCCCGGGCGATCCTGGCCGGCGCGTCCGCGCAGATCCGGAACATGGCCACGGCCGGCGGGAACCTGATGCAGCGCACTCGCTGCGCGTACTTCGCGGACGCGGCCGGCTCCCGCTGCAACAAGCGCGAGCCGGGCAGCGGATGCGACGCGATCGGCGGTTTCAACCGGTACCACTCGATCTTCGGCGCATCGCCGGAGTGCATCGCGTCGCACCCGTCGGACATGGCCGTGGCGCTCGCGGCGCTGGACGCGCGGATCTTTGTGACCGGCGCGAACGGCGACCGGACGATCCCGATCCGGGAGTTCTACCGCCTGCCGGGCGACCGGCCGGACTCCGAGACCGTGCTGTCGCCGGACGAGGTGATCATGTCGATCGCGCTGCCGCCGTCGCCGTTCGCGGCCACGTCGGCCTACCGCAAGGTCCGCGACCGGGCCAGTTACGCGTTCGCGCTGGTGTCGGTGGCGGCCGCGGTGGAGATCCGGGACGGGACCGTGCACGACGTGCGGATCGCGCTCGGCGGCGTGGCACCGCGCCCGTGGCGCGCGCATCTGGCCGAGGACGCGCTGCGCGGCGCCCGTCCCACGGACGAGGCGATCGCGGCCGCGATCGACGCGGAGCTGGCGCACGCCACGCCGCTGCCCGGCAACGCCTTCAAGGTCGAGCTGGTACGCCGGACCGTGTCCGCGGTCCTCGCCGAGCTTCGTGGAGAGATCGCATGA
- a CDS encoding (2Fe-2S)-binding protein, whose protein sequence is MEHITINGTDVAAPEDARVSLLDLLRDQLHLTGTKVGCNQGACGACTVLVDGDRVLSCLTLAAQAAGRSVTTIEGLESHPLQDAFVERDGLQCGYCTPGQICAAAAMLDEVRSGAPSYVTPDLGAEHVALSRVEVRERMSGNLCRCGAHNGIIDAIMHVAESEKQEAA, encoded by the coding sequence ATGGAGCACATCACGATCAACGGTACGGACGTGGCGGCGCCGGAAGACGCGCGTGTCTCCCTTCTCGATCTACTACGTGACCAGCTACACCTGACCGGCACCAAGGTCGGCTGCAACCAGGGTGCGTGCGGCGCGTGCACGGTGCTGGTCGACGGCGACCGGGTGCTCTCCTGCCTGACGCTGGCGGCGCAGGCGGCCGGGCGGTCGGTCACCACGATCGAGGGCCTGGAGTCGCACCCGTTGCAGGACGCGTTCGTGGAGCGCGACGGCCTGCAGTGCGGCTACTGCACGCCGGGCCAGATCTGCGCGGCCGCGGCCATGCTCGACGAGGTGCGCTCCGGCGCGCCGAGCTACGTCACGCCGGATCTCGGTGCGGAGCACGTGGCGCTGTCCCGGGTCGAGGTGCGTGAGCGGATGAGCGGAAACCTGTGCCGGTGCGGCGCGCACAACGGCATCATCGACGCGATCATGCACGTCGCGGAGAGCGAAAAGCAGGAGGCGGCGTGA